From the Kogia breviceps isolate mKogBre1 chromosome 3, mKogBre1 haplotype 1, whole genome shotgun sequence genome, one window contains:
- the LOC136793895 gene encoding uncharacterized protein produces the protein MRGSERNASHLLVPTPSPKRTLLGCPGSPLPPPGPARPSLRSSREGVYGRALAPALRSLPVRAPPVPPRPRFPSATPSRAPRQPFSPPESCFHGSLGRPLLTNSLSSPVPIPPPLGTSLRRSPSGSHHTPTSDVRLREARGRRERNVARSGPRGCVRGPWGPETTSPTRLPGAPVAIHPRLGRRLAPLSALSPSPCLPDSHPSPAVPGLRLPVAPAGPLAPRLCQLFARPPPLALAPQLPVPLARPVLSLQFALSKHCPGHVSQQQPTHRSSLPPRRPPRRAPGCYGNAPRAPGR, from the coding sequence ATGAGAGGGTCAGAAAGAAACGCGAGTCATCTCCTCGTGCCCACCCCCAGTCCCAAACGAACTCTACTGGGCTGTCCCGGGTCGCCCCTGCCACCCCCCGGCCCTGCGAGGCCGAGCCTGAGGTCGTCCCGGGAAGGTGTTTACGGCCGGGCGCTCGCCCCTGCTCTGCGCAGCCTGCCCGTGCGGGCCCCTCCCGTCCCGCCGCGGCCCCGATTTCCTTCAGCCACGCCGTCCAGAGCGCCGCGCCAGCCCTTTTCCCCGCCGGAGAGTTGTTTTCATGGCTCCCTCGGCAGACCTCTGCTGACTAACTCGCTCTCCTCTCCCGTCCCAATCCCTCCTCCTCTTGGCACTTCTCTCCGCCGCTCGCCCAGCGGCTCACATCACACTCCCACCTCAGACGTGAGGCTCCGAGAGGCGCGGGGCCGGCGAGAGCGGAATGTGGCGCGCAGCGGCCCCCGGGGCTGCGTTAGAGGACCATGGGGGCCCGAGACAACAAGCCCGACGCGGCTCCCCGGCGCCCCTGTGGCCATCCACCCCCGCCTCGGCCGCCGCCTCGCTCCGCTCTCGGCGCTCAGCCCCTCGCCCTGCCTGCCCGACTCGCACCCGAGCCCCGCTGTCCCTGGGCTTCGCCTGCCCGTCGCCCCAGCCGGCCCGCTCGCCCCGCGCCTCTGCCAGCTCTTCGCCCGCCCGCCGCCTCTAGCTCTGGCGCCCCAGCTCCCGGTCCCCCTCGCTCGCCCAGTTCTTTCTCTGCAGTTTGCCCTGTCAAAACACTGCCCGGGTCACGTGTCCCAACAACAGCCAACCCACCGCTCGTCACTTCCTCCCCGGCGGCCTCCGCGGCGGGCGCCCGGTTGTTATGGCAACGCTCCCCGCGCCCCGGGGCGCTAG